A single window of Flavobacteriales bacterium DNA harbors:
- a CDS encoding helix-turn-helix transcriptional regulator, with product MYSSELIKGTLKTIVLKLLKEHGKMYGYEITQKVKELTSDKIQITEGALYPTLHALEKNGEVDTEEVYMGKRVRKYYTLTKQGRVTASQRVNEFADFVKTMQYLLDLDPKPGHA from the coding sequence ATGTATTCGTCAGAACTGATCAAAGGCACATTGAAAACGATTGTGCTGAAGCTCCTGAAAGAGCATGGAAAGATGTACGGGTATGAGATCACCCAAAAGGTAAAGGAACTCACGTCGGATAAAATTCAGATCACCGAGGGAGCTCTGTATCCAACCTTGCACGCACTGGAAAAAAACGGTGAAGTGGATACGGAGGAGGTTTACATGGGAAAGCGTGTACGCAAATACTATACGCTCACCAAGCAAGGTCGTGTGACCGCCTCCCAGCGTGTGAATGAGTTTGCTGATTTTGTGAAGACCATGCAATACCTGTTGGACCTCGATCCGAAACCGGGCCATGCATAA
- a CDS encoding transketolase family protein — MKTYTDTGKKDTRSGFGEGLSELGKQNPKVVALCADLTGSLKMNDFADTYPERFVQTGIAEANMIGIAAGLTIGGYIPFAGTFANFATGRVYDQVRQSVAYSGKNVKICASHAGLTLGEDGATHQILEDIGLMKMLPGMTVINPCDFNQTKAATLAIAAHEGPVYLRFGRPKVANFIPADMPFKIGKAITLSEGSDVSIFATGHLVWPAMQACALLEQEGISAEIINIHTIKPLDTEAVLASVRKTRCAVTAEEHQRAGGLGESIAAVLTGGLPLPLEMVAVHDSFGESGTPEELMVKYGLDVPDIVRAAQKAVSRKALEIKAV, encoded by the coding sequence ATGAAAACATATACCGACACCGGAAAAAAAGACACCCGATCAGGATTCGGCGAAGGCCTCAGTGAACTTGGCAAACAAAACCCCAAAGTGGTTGCCCTCTGCGCCGACCTTACCGGCTCACTGAAGATGAATGACTTTGCGGACACCTACCCGGAAAGGTTTGTGCAGACAGGAATCGCCGAAGCCAACATGATCGGGATTGCTGCCGGTCTTACCATCGGAGGTTATATTCCCTTCGCCGGCACATTTGCCAATTTCGCAACCGGAAGGGTATATGACCAGGTACGGCAGTCTGTGGCTTATTCAGGGAAGAATGTCAAAATCTGTGCATCCCATGCCGGACTGACCCTGGGTGAAGACGGTGCCACACATCAGATACTTGAAGACATCGGACTGATGAAGATGCTGCCGGGCATGACCGTTATCAACCCGTGCGATTTCAACCAAACCAAAGCCGCCACCCTGGCTATTGCCGCACATGAAGGTCCGGTGTACCTGAGGTTCGGCCGCCCGAAAGTGGCCAACTTCATTCCCGCAGATATGCCCTTCAAAATCGGTAAGGCCATCACCCTGAGCGAAGGCAGTGATGTTTCTATTTTTGCCACCGGTCACCTCGTATGGCCCGCCATGCAGGCATGTGCACTGCTGGAACAGGAAGGCATTTCTGCGGAAATCATCAACATCCACACCATTAAACCTTTGGATACGGAAGCCGTCTTAGCTTCAGTGAGGAAAACCCGTTGTGCGGTAACAGCTGAAGAGCACCAGCGTGCCGGCGGTCTAGGAGAAAGCATCGCCGCCGTTCTCACCGGAGGATTGCCCCTGCCACTGGAAATGGTGGCTGTGCATGATTCATTTGGTGAAAGCGGCACGCCCGAAGAACTGATGGTCAAATACGGACTTGATGTTCCGGACATTGTTCGCGCAGCCCAAAAAGCTGTCAGCCGAAAAGCACTTGAGATAAAGGCCGTTTAA
- the ychF gene encoding redox-regulated ATPase YchF, which produces MSLKCGIVGLPNVGKSTLFNCLSNAKATAANFPFCTIEPNVGVVIVPDPRMDVLINLVKPQNTVPATVEFVDIAGLVKGASKGEGLGNQFLGNIRETDLIIHVLRCFDNDNVVHVDGGVNPVRDKEVIDAELQLKDLDTVDKRLDRARKNAKSGDKEAVKVVVVLEAYKSHLEAGKSARSVALSKEEIALVPDLHLLTAKPVLYVCNVDEGSVQTGNAHVESVKQAVKEEDAEVVIVAAAIEEEIASLEDPEDRKAFLEEMGLKEPGINMLIRAAYRLLNLITYFTAGEKEVRAWTVMRGARAPQAAGVIHSDFEKGFIRAEVIKYDDFSRLGSELACKEAGKLAVEGKEYVVEDGDIMHFRFNV; this is translated from the coding sequence ATGTCACTGAAATGCGGAATTGTAGGGCTGCCAAATGTGGGTAAGTCGACCTTGTTCAATTGCTTGTCGAACGCGAAGGCCACGGCGGCGAATTTTCCTTTTTGCACCATTGAGCCGAATGTGGGTGTTGTGATCGTGCCCGATCCCAGGATGGACGTACTGATCAACCTGGTGAAACCGCAGAACACGGTGCCTGCCACGGTGGAGTTTGTAGACATTGCCGGATTGGTCAAAGGGGCGAGCAAGGGAGAAGGATTGGGAAATCAGTTCCTGGGTAACATCCGGGAGACAGACCTGATCATCCATGTTTTGCGCTGCTTTGATAACGACAACGTGGTGCATGTGGATGGTGGTGTGAATCCGGTTCGCGACAAGGAAGTGATTGATGCCGAATTGCAGTTGAAGGACCTGGATACCGTTGACAAACGTTTGGATCGGGCCAGAAAAAATGCCAAGTCAGGTGATAAGGAAGCCGTGAAGGTTGTTGTTGTCCTTGAGGCATACAAATCCCACCTTGAGGCTGGTAAATCTGCCCGATCGGTGGCTTTGAGCAAGGAGGAGATCGCATTGGTTCCCGATCTGCATCTGCTGACCGCCAAACCGGTATTATACGTATGCAATGTGGATGAAGGATCCGTGCAAACGGGAAATGCGCATGTGGAGTCGGTGAAGCAGGCGGTCAAGGAAGAAGATGCGGAAGTGGTGATCGTGGCTGCCGCCATTGAGGAGGAGATTGCGTCCCTGGAAGATCCGGAAGACCGCAAAGCCTTCCTGGAGGAAATGGGACTGAAAGAACCCGGCATCAATATGCTCATACGTGCTGCATACAGGTTGCTTAACCTGATCACATACTTCACGGCCGGAGAAAAAGAGGTACGTGCATGGACGGTGATGCGGGGTGCCAGGGCACCTCAGGCTGCGGGTGTGATCCATTCCGATTTCGAGAAAGGGTTCATTCGTGCGGAAGTGATCAAATATGACGACTTCAGTCGCCTCGGTTCCGAGTTGGCCTGTAAAGAAGCAGGAAAGCTTGCGGTGGAAGGCAAGGAATACGTGGTGGAAGACGGTGACATCATGCACTTCCGATTCAACGTATAG
- a CDS encoding Fic family protein yields MSQKNTALSLHEPIFGSALTSLVLELEHLRRMRLGGTTLPELFFELKQLFHYLESVGSARIEGNNTTIAQFIETQLEDRPYVNEDIQEIRNIEAGMKWVDENAEEFPINRAFISELHKTVVNKLTPPPDGEGDKTPGEYRQHDVSIQGAIHKPPESLLVNEYMDELFEFMQKDIPSQYHLIRIAIAHHRFMWIHPFGNGNGRTGRLLTYAMLVQTGFRVHVGQILNPTAVFCIDRDLYHQYLAKADQGTYDGMDHWCTYVLEGLSNEIKKIEKLSERSFVCEHLLLPAINYSLKMKYVDSDEHTILKIAAEKQVIKAEDIRKVLRDMHHTTVSRKIKALRDKKMLRQIQGKSTRYRLSFIDSFLLRGIVQALTNEGYIPSKNM; encoded by the coding sequence ATGTCTCAAAAAAATACCGCCCTCAGCCTTCATGAACCAATTTTTGGCAGCGCATTAACTTCTTTGGTTTTAGAACTGGAACACCTGAGACGAATGAGATTAGGAGGCACCACACTACCTGAACTCTTCTTCGAACTAAAACAACTGTTTCATTATCTGGAAAGTGTTGGCTCTGCTAGAATTGAGGGTAACAATACAACCATTGCCCAATTCATCGAAACACAATTGGAGGACAGGCCCTATGTAAACGAAGACATTCAGGAAATACGGAACATAGAAGCCGGAATGAAATGGGTTGATGAGAACGCTGAAGAATTCCCCATAAACAGAGCATTCATAAGTGAATTACACAAAACGGTTGTGAATAAACTCACTCCTCCCCCGGATGGAGAAGGTGATAAAACTCCCGGAGAATATCGTCAACATGATGTTAGCATTCAGGGTGCAATACACAAACCGCCCGAAAGTTTACTGGTTAATGAATACATGGATGAGCTTTTCGAATTCATGCAAAAAGATATACCGTCACAATATCATCTCATCCGAATAGCCATTGCGCACCATAGATTTATGTGGATTCACCCGTTCGGTAACGGAAATGGCAGAACCGGAAGATTGCTTACCTATGCTATGCTTGTTCAAACAGGATTTCGGGTTCATGTCGGACAAATACTGAACCCAACCGCGGTATTTTGTATTGATCGTGATCTCTATCATCAATATCTGGCCAAAGCGGATCAAGGAACATATGATGGCATGGACCATTGGTGTACATATGTGTTGGAAGGATTGAGCAACGAAATCAAGAAAATTGAAAAGCTATCGGAAAGATCATTTGTATGCGAGCACTTGCTTTTGCCAGCTATCAACTATTCTCTTAAAATGAAATATGTTGATTCCGACGAACACACCATACTCAAAATAGCCGCAGAAAAACAGGTAATTAAAGCAGAGGACATTCGCAAGGTACTTAGGGATATGCATCATACCACCGTTTCCAGAAAAATAAAAGCCCTAAGAGACAAAAAAATGCTGCGACAGATTCAAGGAAAAAGTACACGTTATCGATTAAGTTTTATTGATAGTTTTCTTCTGCGAGGTATTGTGCAAGCCCTGACAAACGAAGGTTACATACCATCCAAAAACATGTAA
- a CDS encoding transketolase, whose protein sequence is MADINKLNAIATQVRRDIVRMVHAVNSGHPGGSLGCADFFTALYFEAMNLKPEFDMDGIGEDVFFLSNGHISPVWYSVLARKGYFDVAELATFRKINSRLQGHPTTHEGLPGVRVASGSLGQGLSVAIGAALAKKLNKDQHLVYSLHGDGELQEGQIWEAAMFAAAKGVDNLISTVDCNGQQIDGSTDQVLALGDLKAKWESFGWKVLSMQGNHMDAVLDGLEQAKKETGKGKPVVILMRTEMGFGVNFMMGSHKWHGVAPNDEQLADALSQLEETLGDY, encoded by the coding sequence ATGGCAGATATCAACAAACTGAACGCAATAGCAACCCAGGTAAGAAGAGACATTGTTCGCATGGTGCATGCCGTGAATTCCGGTCACCCCGGTGGCTCACTCGGCTGTGCAGATTTCTTCACCGCCCTGTATTTCGAGGCCATGAACCTGAAACCGGAATTCGATATGGATGGAATCGGGGAAGATGTTTTCTTCCTGTCCAACGGACATATCTCCCCGGTATGGTATAGCGTACTCGCCCGCAAAGGATACTTTGACGTTGCCGAACTGGCTACGTTTCGTAAAATCAACTCAAGGCTCCAGGGACACCCAACCACACACGAAGGACTTCCCGGCGTGAGGGTGGCATCCGGTTCACTGGGTCAGGGCCTTTCGGTTGCCATCGGTGCCGCGCTGGCCAAAAAACTGAACAAAGACCAACACCTTGTATATTCTTTACACGGAGATGGTGAACTCCAGGAAGGACAGATATGGGAAGCCGCCATGTTTGCTGCCGCCAAGGGGGTTGATAACCTTATCTCTACGGTGGACTGCAACGGTCAACAGATCGATGGATCTACCGACCAGGTACTTGCACTCGGCGACCTCAAGGCCAAATGGGAAAGCTTCGGATGGAAGGTTTTGTCGATGCAGGGCAACCACATGGATGCAGTACTTGACGGACTGGAGCAAGCAAAAAAAGAAACCGGAAAAGGCAAACCGGTGGTGATCCTGATGCGGACCGAAATGGGCTTCGGGGTGAACTTCATGATGGGCAGCCACAAATGGCATGGCGTTGCCCCCAACGACGAACAACTCGCCGACGCATTGTCGCAACTCGAAGAAACCCTGGGTGACTATTGA
- a CDS encoding VWA domain-containing protein, which produces MATFSLQAQTRKDQDIPTTRILFVFDGSQSMFGSWQSGKKIDIAKRLLSEMLDSLKYVDHLQLALRVYGHQKPYPPQDCDDTKLEVPFGGNTADAIKKRLQTITPSGTTPISLSLEQAANDFPACGRCRNVIILITDGIEECSGDPCAVSMMLQEKGIILKPFVIGIGLGVDLKKSFECVGNFYDAADEKTFKNVLGIVISQALNNTTAQVNLLDASGNPTETDVNMTFYDLNTGRIRYNFMHTMNHRGNPDTLTIDPLGSYRVVVHTLPPVKADSVTLTPGKHTIIPIDAPQGYLDLKVGGTGDVKQIKAIVRKSGETKTLHVQQFNTREKYITGLYDLEILTLPRIYQEKVRISQSHTTTLEIPRPGLVTIVKPSRGYGSVYLEKDNELQWVCNLETDLLKETLALQPGNYRVIYRSINSKQTLNTIEQFFRIDSGSSVPVKL; this is translated from the coding sequence TTGGCAACCTTTTCGCTGCAAGCTCAAACCAGAAAAGACCAGGACATTCCTACCACACGCATCCTGTTCGTATTCGACGGCTCGCAAAGTATGTTCGGCTCCTGGCAAAGCGGAAAGAAAATAGACATCGCCAAACGCCTTCTGTCGGAAATGCTCGATAGCCTGAAGTACGTAGATCACCTCCAACTGGCCCTCAGGGTATATGGCCACCAAAAGCCTTACCCACCGCAAGACTGCGATGATACCAAACTGGAAGTTCCCTTCGGAGGCAATACCGCCGATGCCATCAAGAAACGATTGCAAACGATCACCCCCAGCGGCACCACCCCGATTTCCCTTTCGCTGGAACAGGCCGCCAACGATTTCCCTGCCTGTGGCAGATGCCGAAACGTCATCATTCTGATCACCGATGGTATCGAGGAATGCAGCGGAGATCCCTGTGCTGTTTCCATGATGTTGCAGGAAAAGGGCATCATACTGAAACCCTTTGTGATCGGAATCGGACTCGGCGTGGACCTCAAAAAGAGCTTTGAATGCGTTGGCAATTTTTATGATGCCGCAGATGAAAAGACCTTTAAAAACGTACTCGGCATCGTGATATCACAAGCCCTGAACAACACCACTGCACAGGTGAACCTCCTGGATGCTTCCGGCAACCCGACCGAAACAGATGTAAACATGACCTTTTACGACCTGAACACCGGCCGCATCCGCTACAATTTCATGCATACGATGAACCATCGCGGCAACCCGGATACGCTTACCATCGACCCGCTGGGCAGCTACCGCGTTGTGGTGCACACACTGCCACCGGTAAAAGCCGACAGCGTTACGCTGACACCCGGCAAACACACCATCATCCCCATTGATGCACCCCAGGGATACCTCGATCTGAAAGTGGGTGGCACCGGAGATGTTAAACAGATCAAAGCCATCGTGCGGAAGTCGGGAGAAACAAAAACCCTGCATGTTCAGCAATTCAACACGAGGGAAAAATATATCACCGGACTGTATGACCTGGAGATACTGACCCTGCCGCGCATCTACCAGGAAAAAGTCAGGATCAGCCAAAGCCACACCACAACCCTTGAAATCCCCCGGCCGGGACTGGTTACCATTGTTAAGCCCTCCCGCGGGTATGGAAGCGTGTACCTCGAAAAAGACAATGAACTGCAATGGGTATGCAACCTTGAGACAGACCTGCTGAAAGAAACGCTTGCCCTGCAACCCGGAAACTACCGCGTGATCTACCGATCCATCAACTCAAAACAAACCCTGAATACCATCGAGCAGTTCTTCCGCATTGATTCCGGAAGCTCTGTGCCCGTTAAATTATAA
- a CDS encoding RNA polymerase sigma factor, protein MKATTDQEILSLYREQPTRNKAMSLLMQAYQQRLYIHIRRMVNSHDDADDILQEVFIKAWKGMEFFREDAKLFTWLYKIASNECLSHHRKKKAHLIPIDKIPGNHQPQSNEKGLPGDEIIRKLEAAVSTLPPKQRLVFHMRYYEEMPYEQISEVVETSVGALKASYHHAVKKIEDFLSNG, encoded by the coding sequence ATGAAAGCAACCACCGACCAGGAAATACTGTCGCTCTATAGGGAGCAGCCGACAAGGAACAAGGCCATGTCGCTGCTCATGCAAGCCTATCAGCAACGACTGTATATTCACATCCGGCGTATGGTAAACAGCCATGACGACGCCGATGATATTCTCCAGGAAGTCTTTATTAAGGCGTGGAAGGGTATGGAGTTTTTCAGGGAAGACGCCAAGCTTTTCACCTGGCTGTACAAGATCGCTTCCAATGAATGCCTGAGTCACCATCGGAAAAAAAAGGCGCATCTCATCCCGATCGACAAAATTCCGGGTAACCATCAACCTCAAAGCAATGAAAAAGGTTTGCCTGGCGATGAGATCATTCGTAAACTTGAAGCAGCCGTAAGTACACTTCCTCCCAAACAACGATTGGTATTTCATATGAGATATTATGAAGAAATGCCGTATGAGCAGATTTCAGAAGTAGTGGAAACAAGTGTGGGTGCATTAAAAGCATCCTACCATCATGCCGTAAAAAAAATTGAAGATTTTCTATCAAACGGTTAA
- the trmD gene encoding tRNA (guanosine(37)-N1)-methyltransferase TrmD — MRIDILTLHPGLLEGPFSHSIVKRAVDKGLAEIHVHDLREHAINKHGQVDDYPYGGGAGMVMRIEPIHACLDKIKAGGTPDEVIYMSPDGDVLNQPMANELSLKKWIVVLCGHYKGVDQRVRDHLVTREISLGNFVLSGGEIPAAALCDAVIRLLPGVLGDETSALSDSFQDGLIAPPVYTRPPEFQGWKVPDVLLSGNEKAIHDWRLSEAEKITRERRPDML; from the coding sequence ATGCGGATCGATATTCTGACCCTACATCCCGGCCTGCTCGAAGGCCCCTTCTCCCACTCCATCGTAAAGCGTGCGGTGGACAAAGGACTGGCCGAAATCCATGTGCACGACCTCCGGGAACATGCCATCAACAAACACGGACAAGTAGACGACTACCCCTATGGCGGCGGCGCAGGTATGGTGATGCGCATCGAACCCATCCATGCCTGCCTGGATAAAATCAAAGCCGGCGGCACACCCGATGAGGTGATTTATATGAGTCCTGACGGCGATGTCCTGAACCAGCCCATGGCCAATGAACTGTCACTGAAAAAGTGGATCGTGGTATTGTGCGGGCATTATAAGGGCGTGGATCAGCGCGTGCGCGACCACCTGGTAACCCGTGAGATCAGCCTGGGAAACTTCGTGCTTTCAGGTGGAGAAATCCCGGCCGCTGCCCTGTGCGATGCGGTGATCCGGTTGCTGCCGGGTGTACTCGGCGACGAGACCTCTGCCCTGTCTGATTCATTCCAGGACGGGTTGATCGCCCCACCCGTGTACACACGCCCACCTGAATTCCAGGGATGGAAGGTACCTGATGTTTTGCTATCGGGAAATGAAAAAGCAATCCACGACTGGCGACTCTCGGAAGCAGAAAAGATCACCCGGGAGCGCCGCCCTGATATGCTGTAG
- the smpB gene encoding SsrA-binding protein SmpB, translating into MADQIHIKNKKAGFEYHLLETFTAGMVLTGSEIKSIRAGKANINEAFCAFINEGLWVRGMHIAPYEQASYTNHEEKRDRKLLLNQRELDKISKMMQDQGLTIIPTSLFINDRGYAKLGIAVAKGKKLHDKREDLKKKDSKREMDRAMKR; encoded by the coding sequence ATGGCTGACCAGATCCATATAAAAAACAAGAAAGCGGGATTCGAATATCACCTGCTTGAGACCTTTACCGCAGGCATGGTGCTGACCGGTAGCGAGATCAAATCCATCCGCGCCGGGAAAGCCAACATCAATGAAGCCTTTTGTGCCTTCATCAACGAAGGGTTGTGGGTACGTGGCATGCACATCGCGCCTTATGAACAGGCCAGCTATACCAACCATGAAGAAAAACGCGACCGCAAACTGCTGCTTAACCAGCGGGAGCTTGATAAGATCTCCAAGATGATGCAGGACCAGGGACTTACCATCATACCAACGTCTCTGTTCATCAACGACCGGGGTTACGCGAAACTGGGCATTGCCGTGGCCAAAGGAAAAAAGCTGCACGACAAACGGGAAGACCTCAAAAAGAAAGACAGCAAACGGGAGATGGACCGGGCCATGAAAAGGTAG
- the rimK gene encoding 30S ribosomal protein S6--L-glutamate ligase — MKIAVLSRNGKLYSTMRLMQAGEERGHEMILIDPLKCNLVLEKKKPAIFYKDVPLEGVQAVIPRVGASVTFYGAAVVRQFEMMRVFSAIESQALVRSRDKLRSLQLLARAGLGMPKTVFTNYARHAETIVESVGGAPVIIKLLEGTQGLGVVKADTNKSAVSVIEAFNGLKARAVVQEYIKESAGIDIRAFIVDGKVVGAMRRQAREGEFRSNLHRGGTATVIQLGRLQKAAALKAAKALGLRIAGVDMLQSKRGPLVLEVNSSPGLEGIEGATGIDIAGEIISYIEKNAGKKRIQKT; from the coding sequence ATGAAAATCGCCGTTTTGTCCCGCAACGGGAAACTCTATTCCACCATGCGCCTGATGCAGGCCGGTGAGGAAAGGGGGCATGAAATGATCCTGATAGATCCGTTGAAATGCAACCTCGTACTGGAGAAGAAAAAACCTGCCATCTTTTACAAAGACGTACCGCTGGAAGGCGTTCAGGCGGTGATCCCGCGTGTGGGAGCCAGCGTGACTTTTTACGGTGCTGCCGTGGTACGCCAGTTTGAGATGATGCGTGTTTTCTCCGCCATTGAATCACAGGCACTGGTCCGATCGCGGGATAAACTCCGAAGCCTGCAACTGTTGGCACGGGCCGGACTGGGCATGCCCAAAACTGTTTTCACCAACTATGCACGACATGCGGAAACCATTGTTGAAAGCGTTGGAGGCGCACCGGTTATTATCAAATTGCTGGAAGGAACCCAGGGACTTGGCGTGGTGAAAGCCGATACCAATAAAAGTGCTGTTTCGGTAATTGAGGCGTTTAACGGCCTCAAGGCACGTGCTGTTGTTCAGGAATACATCAAGGAATCTGCCGGTATTGACATCCGTGCCTTCATAGTGGATGGAAAAGTGGTGGGTGCCATGCGCCGCCAGGCACGTGAGGGAGAATTCCGCAGCAACCTTCACCGGGGTGGAACCGCTACCGTGATTCAACTGGGACGTCTCCAGAAAGCCGCCGCCCTGAAAGCAGCCAAGGCACTCGGACTCCGCATCGCCGGGGTGGATATGCTGCAAAGCAAAAGAGGTCCGCTTGTGCTCGAAGTAAACAGTTCTCCCGGACTGGAAGGCATCGAAGGCGCAACTGGCATCGACATTGCCGGAGAGATCATTTCCTATATAGAAAAGAACGCCGGCAAGAAACGGATACAAAAAACATAA
- a CDS encoding cation:proton antiporter, translated as MDAYGFIIGASGIILLSFLFSQIARKTRIPAVLMLIGLGIGLQYLMRWAGFREINFFPALEVLGIVGLIMIVLEAALELELTRKKVPVILKSAAVSALGLAVSVLAAALIIRVFHPGMHMSQAVLYATPLSILSSAIIIPSVSHMEEHQKEFLIYESTLSDILGIMLFYFIVGFLDPVSLKGPHPVTAFLGGFAITLVVSLIAGYFLIAIFQYISAGPKLFLLIAILLLLYAISKKAHLSPLIIILMFGLMVRNAPLFFRWGLQRFLIREKFHDLEKGLHNLTMETAFVVRTFFFVIFGASIALAGLLSIKVIVVSLVLLGSIYLVRFLVLALFLGKQVTPSVWVAPRGLITVLLFYAIPEELTFPDFDSGILLFIILASSVVMTLGMIYGKKPDTSGANEDELIASTPDADPGLALEELDS; from the coding sequence ATGGACGCATACGGTTTCATCATCGGCGCCAGTGGAATCATCCTCCTTTCATTCCTCTTCTCGCAGATCGCCCGCAAAACCAGGATCCCGGCCGTTCTGATGTTGATCGGCCTGGGCATCGGCCTGCAATACCTGATGCGCTGGGCCGGGTTCAGGGAAATCAACTTCTTCCCCGCCCTCGAAGTCCTGGGCATTGTGGGGCTGATCATGATCGTGCTGGAGGCCGCCCTCGAACTGGAACTCACCCGCAAGAAAGTACCCGTCATACTCAAATCCGCCGCGGTATCTGCACTCGGACTGGCCGTATCCGTCCTGGCCGCAGCACTCATCATCCGGGTCTTCCATCCCGGCATGCACATGTCTCAAGCTGTACTCTATGCCACCCCGCTCAGCATCCTGAGCAGTGCCATCATCATTCCCAGCGTGAGCCATATGGAAGAACATCAGAAAGAATTCCTGATCTATGAAAGCACACTGTCGGACATCCTCGGCATCATGCTGTTTTATTTCATAGTGGGCTTTCTGGATCCGGTTAGCCTGAAAGGCCCCCATCCTGTAACTGCCTTTCTCGGCGGATTTGCCATCACCCTCGTGGTTTCGTTAATCGCCGGCTACTTTCTGATTGCCATTTTCCAATACATATCAGCCGGCCCCAAACTGTTCCTGTTGATTGCAATCCTGCTCCTGCTCTACGCCATAAGCAAGAAAGCGCATCTCTCCCCATTGATCATTATCCTGATGTTCGGACTGATGGTCAGGAATGCCCCTCTCTTCTTCAGGTGGGGACTGCAACGGTTTCTGATCCGGGAGAAATTCCACGACCTGGAAAAAGGATTGCACAACCTGACCATGGAAACCGCCTTCGTCGTACGCACCTTCTTCTTTGTGATCTTCGGGGCCAGCATTGCGCTGGCCGGCCTGCTCAGCATCAAGGTCATCGTGGTGAGCCTGGTGCTACTGGGATCCATTTACCTGGTGAGATTCCTGGTGCTTGCCTTGTTCCTTGGAAAGCAGGTAACGCCCAGCGTTTGGGTGGCTCCCCGCGGCCTGATCACCGTGCTCCTCTTCTATGCCATTCCCGAAGAACTCACCTTTCCGGATTTCGACAGCGGCATCCTGCTGTTCATCATTCTGGCAAGCAGCGTGGTGATGACGCTTGGAATGATCTACGGCAAGAAGCCCGACACGTCCGGGGCGAATGAAGATGAACTCATTGCGTCCACACCCGATGCAGATCCCGGGTTGGCACTCGAAGAGCTGGATTCATAA
- the trxB gene encoding thioredoxin-disulfide reductase, protein MSEEVERVKCLIIGSGPAGYTAAIYAARADLKPVMIQGLQPGGQLTITTEVENFPGYPDGAQGPEMMEDFRKQAERFNTDIRFGLVTKVDFSGPPHKATLDDGKEIIADTIIISTGASAKWLGLPSEERLNGFGVSACAVCDGFFFRGQDVAIVGGGDTAAEEASYLAKLCNKVYMLVRKDELRASKAMQKRVMENPKIEVMFNHETLEILGGQAVEGVKVKDNKTGEEKELKVTGFFVAIGHQPNTDIFKAWLDMDEVGYIKVKPGTTKTNVEGVFASGDAADKVYRQAVTAAGTGCMAALDAERYLTEKGLD, encoded by the coding sequence ATGTCTGAAGAAGTTGAAAGAGTAAAATGCCTGATCATCGGTAGCGGTCCTGCCGGTTACACAGCAGCCATTTATGCCGCAAGGGCCGACCTGAAACCCGTTATGATCCAAGGCCTGCAGCCGGGTGGCCAATTGACGATTACCACCGAAGTGGAAAACTTTCCCGGCTACCCCGACGGTGCCCAGGGCCCTGAAATGATGGAAGACTTCCGCAAACAGGCGGAACGATTCAATACGGATATCCGGTTCGGACTGGTCACCAAGGTGGACTTCAGCGGACCTCCCCACAAAGCCACCCTCGATGACGGAAAGGAAATCATTGCAGATACCATCATCATCTCAACCGGCGCTTCGGCCAAGTGGCTCGGACTTCCATCCGAAGAACGCCTGAACGGTTTTGGCGTATCTGCCTGCGCCGTGTGCGACGGGTTCTTTTTCCGCGGCCAGGATGTAGCGATCGTAGGCGGTGGCGACACCGCAGCGGAGGAAGCGTCTTACCTCGCCAAACTCTGCAACAAGGTGTATATGCTGGTGCGCAAAGACGAACTGCGCGCATCGAAAGCCATGCAGAAACGTGTGATGGAAAACCCCAAGATCGAAGTCATGTTTAACCATGAGACCCTGGAGATCCTGGGCGGACAAGCTGTGGAAGGTGTGAAGGTGAAAGACAACAAAACAGGTGAAGAAAAAGAACTGAAGGTAACAGGGTTCTTCGTAGCCATCGGTCACCAACCCAACACCGATATTTTCAAAGCGTGGCTGGACATGGACGAGGTCGGATACATCAAGGTGAAACCGGGCACCACCAAAACCAACGTGGAAGGTGTCTTTGCATCCGGTGACGCCGCAGACAAGGTATACCGCCAGGCCGTTACGGCGGCAGGTACCGGTTGTATGGCTGCACTGGACGCTGAAAGATACCTGACGGAGAAGGGGCTGGACTGA